One region of Juglans microcarpa x Juglans regia isolate MS1-56 chromosome 7S, Jm3101_v1.0, whole genome shotgun sequence genomic DNA includes:
- the LOC121240887 gene encoding uncharacterized protein LOC121240887, translating to MATLKFLAEAPIHGRVFEARIKKIMQADEDVGKSSMALPLLVCTIKALRGSIMEAKTQDLKEQILPGKAEEAPIGNFDLNVVLDENGDLATVAAGSAISSPEPVPEMKHDEYHRWSLSDMEKMAIEPIQLASLSRKIDEDEEDYDEEG from the exons ATGGCGACTTTGAAGTTCTTGGCAGAGGCCCCGATCCATGGCAGAGTTTTTGAG gCTCGTATTAAGAAGATTATGCAAGCTGATGAGGATGTTGGGAAGAGTTCCATGGCTTTGCCTCTTCTAGTCT GCACAATCAAGGCCTTGAGAGGCTCAATAATGGAGGCTAAAACCCAGGATTTAAAGGAACAAATTCTACCTGGTAAAGCTGAAGAAGCGCCAATTGGAAATTTTGACTTGAATGTGGTCTTGGATGAGAATGGGGACTTAGCAACTGTAGCTGCTGGCTCAGCCATTTCATCTCCTGAGCCCGTTCCGGAAATGAAACATGACGAATACCATCGCTGGTCCTTATCTGACATGGAAAAAATGGCCATTGAACCCATTCAACTCGCCAGCTTAAGCAGAAAAAtagatgaggatgaggaagattATGATGAAGAGGGTTGA